One Equus caballus isolate H_3958 breed thoroughbred chromosome 17, TB-T2T, whole genome shotgun sequence DNA window includes the following coding sequences:
- the LOC138918306 gene encoding uncharacterized protein isoform X2 yields the protein MGQLLVWILSAPTMLTPWLMTESVTETPCDREQHSWDLKQLTHHVTQGPPPPDQGQPFCQWSVPCSNHSRVASLCNLSPLGHRMDRVVICEEFLYLTQDGTQLQSFALDKNSVLMDGYSPNRNNALTENSGKLQESPSPGWEGNILMLCVKENHAHWVLNDDESWPTRVKDCDTVRGQQEPWRNDRSWLSPALITLDFPFWAIILIYLAGLLVLITCLLCGLLVHLSFLPTTDKETEAPTR from the exons ATGGGGCAGCTACTGGTGTGGATTCTGTCTGCACCTACTATGCTCACCCCGTGGCTCATGACAgagagtgtgacagagaccccGTGTGACCgagagcagcattcctgggatctgaaacAGCTGACCCACCATGTCACACAGGGGCCTCCACCACCTGATCAaggacagcctttttgtcagtg GTCTGTCCCCTGCAGTAACCACAGTAGGGTGGCCTCCCTGTGTAACTTATCACCACTGGGACACAGAATGGATAGAGTTGTAATCTGTGAGGAATTCTTGTATCTGACGCAGGATGGCACCCAGCTGCAGAGCTTTGCCCTGGACAAGAACAGTGTCCTCATGGATG GGTACTCTCCCAACAGAAACAATGCCTTGACTGAGAACTCTGGTAAGCTTCAAGAAAGCCCTAGTCCTGGGTGGGAAGGGAATATCTTGATGCTGTGCGTCAAAGAGAACCATGCACACTGGGTCTTGAATGATGATGAAAGCTGGCCAACTCGTGTCAAGGACTGTGACACAGTGCGGGGACAGCAGGAGCCTTGGAGGAATGACAGGAGCTGGCTCAGCCCAGCGCTTATCACCCTAGACTTCCCCTTCTGGGCCATCATCCTCATTTACTTGGCGGGACTCCTGGTGCTCATCACATGCCTGCTCTGCGGTCTCCTG
- the LOC138918306 gene encoding uncharacterized protein isoform X3, which translates to MGQLLVWILSAPTMLTPWLMTESVTETPCDREQHSWDLKQLTHHVTQGPPPPDQGQPFCQWSVPCSNHSRVASLCNLSPLGHRMDRVVICEEFLYLTQDGTQLQSFALDKNSVLMDGYSPNRNNALTENSDFPFWAIILIYLAGLLVLITCLLCGLLVSRVVLFVFFLLGCKSSCYIINICALLGICLADSVSHWRLDVGGSFRA; encoded by the exons ATGGGGCAGCTACTGGTGTGGATTCTGTCTGCACCTACTATGCTCACCCCGTGGCTCATGACAgagagtgtgacagagaccccGTGTGACCgagagcagcattcctgggatctgaaacAGCTGACCCACCATGTCACACAGGGGCCTCCACCACCTGATCAaggacagcctttttgtcagtg GTCTGTCCCCTGCAGTAACCACAGTAGGGTGGCCTCCCTGTGTAACTTATCACCACTGGGACACAGAATGGATAGAGTTGTAATCTGTGAGGAATTCTTGTATCTGACGCAGGATGGCACCCAGCTGCAGAGCTTTGCCCTGGACAAGAACAGTGTCCTCATGGATG GGTACTCTCCCAACAGAAACAATGCCTTGACTGAGAACTCTG ACTTCCCCTTCTGGGCCATCATCCTCATTTACTTGGCGGGACTCCTGGTGCTCATCACATGCCTGCTCTGCGGTCTCCTGGTAAGCAGGGTagtgttgtttgtcttctttctgttgggttgtaagagctcttgctatattataaatatatgtgctttGCTAGGGATATGTTTAGCAGATAGTGTCTCTCACTGGCGACTTGATGTTGGTGGCTCCTTTAGAGCTTGA
- the LOC138918306 gene encoding uncharacterized protein isoform X1: MGQLLVWILSAPTMLTPWLMTESVTETPCDREQHSWDLKQLTHHVTQGPPPPDQGQPFCQWSVPCSNHSRVASLCNLSPLGHRMDRVVICEEFLYLTQDGTQLQSFALDKNSVLMDGYSPNRNNALTENSGKLQESPSPGWEGNILMLCVKENHAHWVLNDDESWPTRVKDCDTVRGQQEPWRNDRSWLSPALITLDFPFWAIILIYLAGLLVLITCLLCGLLVSRVVLFVFFLLGCKSSCYIINICALLGICLADSVSHWRLDVGGSFRA; the protein is encoded by the exons ATGGGGCAGCTACTGGTGTGGATTCTGTCTGCACCTACTATGCTCACCCCGTGGCTCATGACAgagagtgtgacagagaccccGTGTGACCgagagcagcattcctgggatctgaaacAGCTGACCCACCATGTCACACAGGGGCCTCCACCACCTGATCAaggacagcctttttgtcagtg GTCTGTCCCCTGCAGTAACCACAGTAGGGTGGCCTCCCTGTGTAACTTATCACCACTGGGACACAGAATGGATAGAGTTGTAATCTGTGAGGAATTCTTGTATCTGACGCAGGATGGCACCCAGCTGCAGAGCTTTGCCCTGGACAAGAACAGTGTCCTCATGGATG GGTACTCTCCCAACAGAAACAATGCCTTGACTGAGAACTCTGGTAAGCTTCAAGAAAGCCCTAGTCCTGGGTGGGAAGGGAATATCTTGATGCTGTGCGTCAAAGAGAACCATGCACACTGGGTCTTGAATGATGATGAAAGCTGGCCAACTCGTGTCAAGGACTGTGACACAGTGCGGGGACAGCAGGAGCCTTGGAGGAATGACAGGAGCTGGCTCAGCCCAGCGCTTATCACCCTAGACTTCCCCTTCTGGGCCATCATCCTCATTTACTTGGCGGGACTCCTGGTGCTCATCACATGCCTGCTCTGCGGTCTCCTGGTAAGCAGGGTagtgttgtttgtcttctttctgttgggttgtaagagctcttgctatattataaatatatgtgctttGCTAGGGATATGTTTAGCAGATAGTGTCTCTCACTGGCGACTTGATGTTGGTGGCTCCTTTAGAGCTTGA